The Pedobacter roseus genome contains a region encoding:
- a CDS encoding SusC/RagA family TonB-linked outer membrane protein codes for MRINYLLLGGMLLTGYGNSYAAAKISPLISPEPKGKAYFSLDNTSARFLKVSGVVKDELGTPLPGVSVKVVGSKRGVVTDGKGFYTIDVEPTDQLEFIFVGYKKYTVPVRNKVDLNITLEPEEGSLQEVAIVAYGKQKKTSLVGAQVTVKAEELKLPVRDLASAIAGRMAGVVAYTRSGAPGADATSIFIRGIGTFASSPQAPLLVVDGVPDRSINNIDPEDIDNFTILKDAASTAIYGTRGANGVIIINTKKGKMGKPQINAEFNQAVNKFTDLPTFIDGPNFMQLYNEGLTMRGRTPLYTQAQIDKTASGVDPDLSPNVNWYDVLFNKYGQNKRATLNISGGSENSTYYISTGYFGETGLFKTDDVQSYNSALKYDRFNFTSNLDVNVTKTTKLALGINGFIGTRNQPNYGTDAIFALATSSAPHVIPPRYSNGQWPQLAGTLFSPYMALTQSGITNNSTGTVRSNLKVTQDLSMLVEGLNFSTMFAFDLNNTINYSRGRTLQTYWATGRNADGSLITQITTPGTNDLTFGTSRYGDKRFYTETSLNYSRKFGDHDIGGLLLFNQSNYTDATVNVENYGYKAAIPYRQRNINGRVSYGYKDKYFAELSASYSGSDAFIPDRRYGFFPAIGAGWIVSNEKFFKSIKNVVSYFKLRYSYGVSGNAAVSNPDFRFLYLTTLANSGSYTFGEPGSTLGFTGYSESRIGGDVKWESSYRNNLGIELNFLNNDLQLIVELFKEKREGILLPNLVIAYNSGFTSGNIPYNNIGRTKNKGIDLTLNYTKNFKDDSFVSFRGSFNYNKNLAVFDGLPPWRYDYLNRIGQPISQRFGYIATGLFQSQDEIDNSAVQSGDVRVGDIRYKDLNGDGIINSNDQTAIGYGATPRIIYGLNFGGGYKGFDIALFFQGAALVDFNYASGFGTTPFTQGASYGNMYTQVLDRWTPTNPNPRPFYPRLSTNQDATTNYYTSTWWIQRADYLRLKSAEIGYTFKGEWMKKAAIKKIRVFTNGTNLLTFSPWKFWDPELGDGRGATYPNITTYNLGLRVNFQ; via the coding sequence ATGAGAATTAATTACCTGTTATTGGGAGGGATGCTGCTTACCGGCTATGGAAATAGTTATGCCGCTGCAAAAATTTCTCCTTTGATAAGTCCTGAACCTAAGGGAAAGGCTTATTTTTCATTGGACAATACAAGCGCGAGATTTCTGAAAGTCTCGGGTGTAGTTAAAGATGAGCTCGGCACGCCATTACCAGGTGTTTCGGTAAAAGTGGTTGGAAGTAAAAGAGGGGTGGTAACCGACGGAAAGGGCTTTTACACCATCGATGTTGAACCGACTGATCAGCTGGAATTTATTTTTGTCGGCTACAAAAAATACACGGTACCCGTACGCAATAAAGTAGACCTGAATATAACCCTGGAGCCAGAAGAAGGCAGTTTGCAGGAAGTTGCCATTGTAGCTTATGGCAAGCAGAAGAAAACCAGTTTAGTAGGTGCACAGGTTACTGTTAAGGCTGAAGAACTGAAACTTCCGGTTCGGGATCTTGCATCAGCCATTGCCGGCCGTATGGCTGGGGTGGTAGCTTATACCAGAAGTGGTGCGCCCGGTGCTGACGCAACCTCGATTTTTATCCGTGGTATCGGTACCTTCGCATCAAGTCCCCAGGCGCCGCTTTTGGTGGTAGATGGTGTGCCCGACCGAAGCATCAATAACATCGATCCTGAGGATATCGATAACTTTACCATTCTAAAAGATGCTGCATCAACCGCAATTTATGGTACGAGAGGTGCTAACGGGGTAATTATCATCAATACCAAAAAAGGAAAGATGGGAAAGCCACAGATCAATGCGGAGTTTAACCAGGCCGTTAATAAGTTTACTGATCTGCCAACCTTTATCGATGGTCCAAACTTTATGCAGCTGTATAACGAAGGTTTAACCATGCGCGGCAGAACACCTTTGTACACACAGGCCCAGATTGATAAAACCGCGAGTGGTGTTGATCCGGATTTAAGTCCGAATGTGAACTGGTATGATGTATTGTTCAACAAATACGGTCAGAATAAACGTGCTACCTTAAATATAAGTGGTGGTTCTGAAAACTCGACCTACTACATCTCTACCGGTTATTTTGGCGAAACAGGCCTCTTTAAAACAGATGATGTACAGAGTTATAACTCTGCCCTGAAATACGACAGATTTAATTTTACCAGTAATCTTGATGTAAATGTAACCAAAACTACCAAACTGGCTTTGGGAATAAATGGATTTATAGGTACAAGGAACCAGCCTAACTACGGTACTGATGCCATTTTTGCCCTGGCAACTTCATCTGCTCCGCACGTTATTCCGCCACGCTACTCTAACGGGCAATGGCCTCAGCTGGCAGGTACTTTATTTAGTCCCTATATGGCTTTAACCCAATCGGGTATTACCAATAACTCAACGGGTACAGTGCGTTCTAACCTTAAGGTAACCCAGGATCTGAGTATGCTGGTAGAAGGTTTAAACTTTTCGACCATGTTTGCCTTCGATTTAAATAATACCATTAACTATTCGAGGGGAAGAACATTGCAAACTTATTGGGCAACTGGCCGTAATGCTGATGGGAGCTTAATTACACAGATTACTACACCGGGAACAAACGATTTGACTTTTGGAACGAGCCGTTATGGTGATAAACGTTTTTATACTGAAACTTCTTTAAACTATTCGCGCAAATTTGGCGATCATGATATCGGCGGACTTTTATTGTTTAACCAATCAAACTATACTGATGCCACTGTAAATGTAGAAAACTATGGTTACAAGGCAGCTATTCCATACCGCCAGCGCAACATCAACGGAAGGGTAAGTTATGGTTATAAAGACAAGTATTTTGCCGAGCTTAGTGCTTCGTATTCAGGTTCTGATGCATTTATTCCTGATAGAAGATATGGTTTCTTCCCGGCTATTGGTGCGGGCTGGATTGTATCGAACGAAAAATTCTTTAAGTCGATTAAAAACGTAGTGTCTTATTTCAAATTGAGATATAGCTATGGCGTATCGGGTAATGCGGCAGTAAGCAATCCTGATTTTAGATTTTTATATTTAACCACGCTTGCAAACAGCGGCTCCTATACTTTTGGCGAGCCAGGTTCTACTTTAGGTTTTACAGGTTATAGCGAATCGCGTATTGGTGGTGATGTGAAATGGGAAAGTTCTTACCGCAACAACCTGGGTATCGAACTTAACTTCCTGAATAATGATTTACAGTTAATTGTAGAGTTGTTTAAAGAAAAACGGGAGGGTATTTTGTTGCCTAACCTGGTAATTGCTTATAACTCAGGTTTTACATCAGGCAATATCCCTTACAATAACATTGGTCGTACCAAAAACAAGGGCATCGATTTAACCTTAAATTATACCAAAAACTTTAAGGATGATAGTTTTGTGAGTTTTAGGGGAAGTTTTAACTACAATAAAAATTTAGCGGTTTTTGACGGTTTGCCACCCTGGCGCTACGATTACCTGAACAGGATCGGGCAGCCCATCAGCCAGCGCTTTGGTTACATTGCAACCGGATTATTCCAATCGCAGGATGAGATCGATAATTCCGCCGTTCAATCAGGTGATGTGAGGGTAGGCGATATCCGTTACAAAGATTTAAATGGTGATGGTATCATCAATTCAAACGATCAGACGGCGATAGGTTATGGTGCTACACCGCGTATCATTTACGGTTTAAATTTTGGTGGTGGTTATAAAGGATTTGATATTGCACTGTTCTTCCAGGGAGCTGCATTAGTTGATTTTAACTACGCAAGTGGTTTCGGTACAACGCCTTTTACACAGGGCGCTTCGTACGGTAACATGTACACGCAGGTATTGGACAGGTGGACACCTACCAATCCAAATCCTCGTCCGTTTTACCCACGTTTATCTACCAATCAAGATGCAACCACCAATTATTACACCAGTACCTGGTGGATCCAGCGGGCAGATTACCTGCGTTTAAAAAGTGCTGAAATCGGATATACCTTTAAGGGAGAATGGATGAAAAAAGCGGCCATCAAAAAAATCAGGGTATTTACCAATGGTACCAACCTGCTTACTTTTTCTCCATGGAAATTCTGGGATCCCGAGCTGGGCGATGGAAGAGGGGCAACCTATCCAAACATT